Proteins from a single region of candidate division KSB1 bacterium:
- a CDS encoding YncE family protein: protein MFRRIFLIVFCLVILGSLISCASSSVSIVPESSIVYYVYVTAESEDEVSLISFDGKTTTVVKNIPVGVWPVEIEGPHGITVSPDGKYWYLSMAHGFPYGHVYKFATGTDEMLGRVELDLFPATMQISPATGLLYVVNFNLHGDHVPSSVSIVDPETLEEIDRVTTGVMPHGSRISPDGLYHYSVAMMDDKLFEIDVVSFEISRTLNLNKDGMGEMQSHAGMQHDMKSGIKHKPISKPTWVYPHPSKPFVYVANNGSAEIAEVDLNEWKVTRRFQTDKGPYNLEVTQDGKLLVVSYKSVGATGIWDLESGKELAKLPNSRKVTHGVTISPDSRYAFVSAEGIGAEAGVVDIFDLKTLKHVGTAEIGKQAGGIIFWKMESSE from the coding sequence ATGTTTCGAAGAATTTTTTTGATCGTTTTTTGCCTGGTTATTTTAGGGAGTTTAATATCATGTGCCTCTTCCTCTGTGTCGATCGTACCCGAATCATCAATTGTATATTATGTTTATGTAACTGCTGAATCCGAAGACGAAGTTTCTTTGATCAGTTTTGATGGAAAAACAACTACAGTTGTAAAAAACATTCCGGTTGGTGTTTGGCCAGTGGAGATCGAAGGTCCACACGGTATTACCGTTAGTCCGGATGGAAAGTATTGGTATCTTTCCATGGCCCATGGTTTTCCCTACGGACATGTTTATAAATTCGCCACGGGTACTGATGAAATGCTTGGCCGGGTTGAATTGGACTTGTTCCCTGCAACTATGCAGATCTCACCGGCAACCGGCTTACTATATGTTGTAAATTTTAATCTTCATGGCGACCATGTTCCCAGCTCGGTATCCATCGTCGATCCGGAAACTCTCGAAGAAATCGACCGGGTAACGACCGGTGTAATGCCCCATGGTTCACGAATTTCACCGGATGGATTGTATCATTATTCAGTTGCAATGATGGACGACAAACTCTTCGAAATCGATGTGGTATCCTTCGAAATCAGTCGAACCCTCAACCTGAACAAAGACGGAATGGGAGAGATGCAATCGCATGCCGGAATGCAGCACGATATGAAATCAGGAATTAAACACAAACCGATATCCAAACCGACCTGGGTTTATCCTCATCCCAGCAAACCATTTGTTTACGTTGCCAACAATGGCTCGGCGGAAATCGCAGAAGTGGATTTAAACGAATGGAAAGTAACCCGCCGATTTCAAACCGATAAAGGACCCTACAACCTGGAAGTAACCCAGGATGGCAAATTACTTGTGGTCAGCTACAAATCTGTTGGCGCAACTGGAATTTGGGATTTGGAAAGCGGCAAAGAGTTGGCCAAGCTTCCAAACAGCCGCAAGGTTACCCATGGGGTTACAATTTCCCCGGATAGCCGTTATGCGTTTGTGTCTGCTGAAGGGATAGGCGCCGAAGCCGGTGTTGTCGATATCTTTGATTTAAAAACACTAAAGCATGTTGGCACGGCAGAAATTGGCAAGCAAGCGGGTGGTATCATCTTTTGGAAAATGGAATCATCTGAATAA